In the Loxodonta africana isolate mLoxAfr1 chromosome 1, mLoxAfr1.hap2, whole genome shotgun sequence genome, one interval contains:
- the DXO gene encoding decapping and exoribonuclease protein isoform X2, with protein sequence MDPRGTKRGAGNLEVAEPRNKLPRPAPSLPTDPALYSGPFPFYRRPSELGCFSLDAQRQYHGDARALRYYSPPPTNGPGPNFDLRDGYPDRYQPRDEEIREGLDHLLRWLLEHQGQLEGGPGWLAGAIVTWRGHLTKLLTTPYERQEGWQFAASRFQGTLYLSEVETPAARAQRLARPPLLRELMYMGYKFEQYMCADKPGGSPDPSGEVNTNVAFCSVLRSRLGNHPLLFSGEVDCTDPQAPSTQPPACYVELKTSKEMHSPSQWRSFYRHKLLKWWAQSFLPGVPKVVAGFRNPEGFVCSLKTFPTMEMFENVRNDRDGWNPSVCMNFCAAFLSFAQNTVVQDDPRLIHLFSWEPSGPVTVSVHRDAPYAFLPMWYVEAMSQDLPSPPKTPSPRD encoded by the exons ATGGACCCCAGAGGGACCAAGAGAGGAGCTGGGAACCTAGAAGTAGCTGAGCCTCGGAACAAACTCCCCCGCCCAGCACCCTCACTGCCCACAGACCCTGCCCTCTACTCTGGGCCCTTTCCTTTCTACCGGCGTCCTTCTGAACTGGGCTGCTTCTCCCTGGATGCCCAACGCCAGTACCACGGAGATGCCCGAGCCCTGCGCTACTACAGCCCACCCCCTACCAATGGTCCAGGCCCCAACTTTGACCTTAGAGACGGGTACCCTGATCGATATCAGCCCCGGGACGAGGAGATTCGAGAGGGGCTGGACCACCTGCTACGCTGGCTTCTGGAGCACCAAGGCCAGCTGGAGGG GGGTCCAGGCTGGCTAGCAGGAGCCATAGTGACGTGGCGGGGACACCTGACAAAACTACTGACTACACCATATGAGCGGCAGGAGGGCTGGCAGTTTGCAGCCTCCCGGTTCCAGGGAACACTGTACCTGAGTGAGGTGGAGACGCCAGCTGCCCGGGCTCAGAGGCTTGCTCGGCCGCCCCTCCTCCGGGAGCTTATGTACATGGGGTACAAGTTTGAGCAGTACATGTGTGCAG ACAAGCCTGGAGGCTCCCCAGACCCCTCTGGGGAGGTCAACACCAACGTGGCCTTCTGCTCTGTGCTACGCAGCCGCCTGGGGAACCACCCTCTGCTCTTCTCAGGAGAAGTAGACTGCACAGACCCCCAGGCACCATCTACACAGCCCCCTGCCTGCTATGTGGAGCTCAAGACCTCCAAGGAGATGCACAGCCCCAGCCAGTGGAGGAGCTTCTACAG ACACAAGCTCCTGAAATGGTGGGCTCAGTCATTTCTGCCTGGGGTCCCAAAGGTAGTCGCCGGCTTCCGTAACCCAGAGGGTTTCGTCTGTTCCCTCAAGACCTTTCCCACTATGGAGATGTTTGAAAATGTCAGG AATGACCGTGACGGCTGGAACCCCTCTGTGTGCATGAACTTCTGTGCCGCCTTCCTTAGCTTTGCCCAGAACACAGTTGTCCAGGATGACCCCAG GCTTATCCACCTCTTCTCCTGGGAGCCCAGCGGCCCAGTCACCGTGTCTGTACATCGAGATGCACCCTATGCCTTCCTGCCCATGTGGTATGTGGAAGCCATGAGCCAGGACCTTCCATCACCCCCCAAGACTCCCTCCCCGCGGGACTGA
- the DXO gene encoding decapping and exoribonuclease protein isoform X1, translating to MGIVFTSQNYMDPRGTKRGAGNLEVAEPRNKLPRPAPSLPTDPALYSGPFPFYRRPSELGCFSLDAQRQYHGDARALRYYSPPPTNGPGPNFDLRDGYPDRYQPRDEEIREGLDHLLRWLLEHQGQLEGGPGWLAGAIVTWRGHLTKLLTTPYERQEGWQFAASRFQGTLYLSEVETPAARAQRLARPPLLRELMYMGYKFEQYMCADKPGGSPDPSGEVNTNVAFCSVLRSRLGNHPLLFSGEVDCTDPQAPSTQPPACYVELKTSKEMHSPSQWRSFYRHKLLKWWAQSFLPGVPKVVAGFRNPEGFVCSLKTFPTMEMFENVRNDRDGWNPSVCMNFCAAFLSFAQNTVVQDDPRLIHLFSWEPSGPVTVSVHRDAPYAFLPMWYVEAMSQDLPSPPKTPSPRD from the exons ATGGGCATTGTTTTCACCTCTCAGAACTACATGGACCCCAGAGGGACCAAGAGAGGAGCTGGGAACCTAGAAGTAGCTGAGCCTCGGAACAAACTCCCCCGCCCAGCACCCTCACTGCCCACAGACCCTGCCCTCTACTCTGGGCCCTTTCCTTTCTACCGGCGTCCTTCTGAACTGGGCTGCTTCTCCCTGGATGCCCAACGCCAGTACCACGGAGATGCCCGAGCCCTGCGCTACTACAGCCCACCCCCTACCAATGGTCCAGGCCCCAACTTTGACCTTAGAGACGGGTACCCTGATCGATATCAGCCCCGGGACGAGGAGATTCGAGAGGGGCTGGACCACCTGCTACGCTGGCTTCTGGAGCACCAAGGCCAGCTGGAGGG GGGTCCAGGCTGGCTAGCAGGAGCCATAGTGACGTGGCGGGGACACCTGACAAAACTACTGACTACACCATATGAGCGGCAGGAGGGCTGGCAGTTTGCAGCCTCCCGGTTCCAGGGAACACTGTACCTGAGTGAGGTGGAGACGCCAGCTGCCCGGGCTCAGAGGCTTGCTCGGCCGCCCCTCCTCCGGGAGCTTATGTACATGGGGTACAAGTTTGAGCAGTACATGTGTGCAG ACAAGCCTGGAGGCTCCCCAGACCCCTCTGGGGAGGTCAACACCAACGTGGCCTTCTGCTCTGTGCTACGCAGCCGCCTGGGGAACCACCCTCTGCTCTTCTCAGGAGAAGTAGACTGCACAGACCCCCAGGCACCATCTACACAGCCCCCTGCCTGCTATGTGGAGCTCAAGACCTCCAAGGAGATGCACAGCCCCAGCCAGTGGAGGAGCTTCTACAG ACACAAGCTCCTGAAATGGTGGGCTCAGTCATTTCTGCCTGGGGTCCCAAAGGTAGTCGCCGGCTTCCGTAACCCAGAGGGTTTCGTCTGTTCCCTCAAGACCTTTCCCACTATGGAGATGTTTGAAAATGTCAGG AATGACCGTGACGGCTGGAACCCCTCTGTGTGCATGAACTTCTGTGCCGCCTTCCTTAGCTTTGCCCAGAACACAGTTGTCCAGGATGACCCCAG GCTTATCCACCTCTTCTCCTGGGAGCCCAGCGGCCCAGTCACCGTGTCTGTACATCGAGATGCACCCTATGCCTTCCTGCCCATGTGGTATGTGGAAGCCATGAGCCAGGACCTTCCATCACCCCCCAAGACTCCCTCCCCGCGGGACTGA
- the SKIC2 gene encoding superkiller complex protein 2 isoform X2, whose product MLETERLVLPPLGPLDLPLRAVELGCTGRWELLNVPGAPESTLPHGLPPCAPDLQQEAEQLFLSSPAWLPLHGVEHSARKWQRKTDPWSLLSAPGAPVPSDLQAQRHSTTGQILGYKEVLLENTNLSATTSLSLRRPPGPLSQALWGNPTQYPFWPGGMDEPTITDLSIREEAEEDIDFEKDLLTVPPGFKKGMDFAPKNDLVPALGLLSLSRLLEPLDLGGGDEDETEAVGRPGDTRGDSVSVSPCSAPLVRANSLEDLVLKEASTAVSSPEVPKPPPQEQWAIPVDVTSPVEDFYRLIPQPAFQWAFEPDVFQKQAILHLERHDSVFVAAHTSAGKTVVAEYAIALAQKHMTRTIYTSPIKALSNQKFRDFRNTFGDVGLLTGDVQLHPEASCLIMTTEILRSMLYSGSDVIRDLEWVIFDEVHYINDAERGVVWEEVLIMLPDHVSIILLSATVPNALEFADWIGRLKRRQIYVISTVARPVPLEHYLFTGNSSKTQGELFLLLDSRGTFHTKGYYAAVEAKKERMSKHAQTFGAKQPTHHGGPAQDRGVYLSLLASLRARAQLPVVVFTFSRGRCDEQASGLTSLDLTTSSEKSEIHLFLQRCLARLRGSDRQLPQVLHMSELLQRGLGVHHSGILPILKEIVEMLFSRGLVKVLFATETFAMGVNMPARTVVFDTMRKHDGSTFRDLLPGEYVQMAGRAGRRGLDPTGTVILLCKGRVPEMADLHRMMMGKPSQLQSQFRLTYTMILNLLRVDALRVEDMMKRSFSEFPSRKDSKAQEQSLVELTKRLEALEEPDVTGQLVDLPEYYSWGEELTETRSLIQRRIMESVNGLKSLSAGRVVVVKNQEHHNALGVILQVSSNSTSRVFTTLVLCDKPMSEDPRDKGPATRDVPFPDDLVGFKLFLPEGPCDHVVAKLQPGDVAAITTKVLRVNGEKILEDFNKRQQPKFKKDPPFAAVTTAVQELLRLAQAYPAGPLTLDPVNDLQLKDVSVVEGGLRARKLEELIQGAQCVHSPRFPAQYLKLRERVQIQKEIERLRFLLSDQSLLLLPEYHQRVEVLRTLGYVDEAGTVKLAGRVACAMSSHELLLTELMFDNALSTLRPEEIAALLSGLVCQSSGDPGDQLPSTLKQGVERVRAVAKRIGEVQVACGLNQTVEEFVGELNFGLVEVVYEWARGMVSDWGLELCTRLVGNHRPGLWPLSSLCSPHSPSPSWQGSPGPPRAWWSAASSAWLRCVARCGGQPAW is encoded by the exons ATGTTGGAGACTGAGCGACTCG TGTTACCTCCCCTAGGTCCCCTGGACCTGCCCCTTCGGGCCGTGGAGCTGGGATGCACCGGGCGATGGGAGCTACTAAACGTGCCTGGGGCTCCAGAGAGCACC CTTCCCCATGGGCTCCCTCCCTGTGCCCCAGATCTGCAGCAAGAAGCAGAGCAGTTGTTTCTGTCATCCCCGGCCTGGCTGCCTCTGCATGGTGTGGAGCACTCAGCCCG GAAATGGCAGAGGAAGACAGATCCCTGGTCTCTCCTGTCAGCCCCAGGGGCCCCAGTCCCCTCCGACCTACAAGCCCAAAGACACTCAACCACAGGCCAGATTCTGGGCTACAAAGAG GTCCTGCTGGAGAACACAAACCTATCGGCCACAACCTCTTTGTCTCTTCGccggccaccagggcccctctcaCAGGCCCTGTGGGGGAATCCGACACAGTATCCTTTTTGGCCAG GTGGAATGGATGAGCCCACAATAACAGATCTGAGCATTCGGGAGGAGGCTGAGGAGGATATAGACTTTGAGAAAG ACCTCCTTACTGTTCCACCTGGCTTCAAGAAAGGCATGGACTTTGCACCAAAGA ATGACCTAGTTCCAGCTCTTGGGTTGCTCAGCCTCAGCCGTCTGTTGGAGCCCCTGGATTTGGGTGGGGGTGATGAGGATGAGACTGAAGCAGTGGGACGGCCAGGAGATACCAGGGGGGACAGTGTTTCAGTGTCTCCCTGCAGTGCTCCCCTAGTCCGAGCGAACAGCTTAGAGGACTTGGTGTTGAAG GAAGCATCCACAGCTGTATCCTCCCCAGAGGTACCCAAGCCCCCACCTCAGGAGCAGTGGGCCATTCCTGTGGACGTCACCTCCCCTGTTGAGGATTTCTACCGCCTCATTCCTCAGCCAGCCTTCCAG TGGGCATTTGAGCCGGATGTGTTTCAGAAACAGGCCATCCTGCACTTGGAACGGCATGACTCAGTCTTTGTCGCAGCTCACACATCTGCGGGGAAGACAGTGGTGGCTGAATATGCCATTGCTCTAGCCCAGAAACACATGACACG CACCATCTACACTTCACCTATCAAAGCCCTGAGCAACCAGAAGTTCCGAGACTTCCGGAATACGTTTGGGGATGTGGGGCTGCTCACTGGGGACGTGCAGCTGCACCCGGAAGCCTCCTGCCTCATCATGACCACAGAGATCCTTCG CTCCATGCTGTACAGTGGCTCAGATGTCATCCGGGACCTGGAGTGGGTCATCTTTGATGAAGTCCACTATATCAACGATGCCGAA CGTGGTGTTGTATGGGAGGAAGTGCTTATCATGCTCCCTGATCATGTCTCCATCATCCTGCTGAGCGCCACTGTCCCCAATGCCCTGGAATTTGCTGACTGGATTGG GCGACTGAAGCGTCGCCAGATCTATGTGATCAGCACTGTCGCCCGCCCTGTCCCTCTGGAGCATTACCTCTTCACAGGGAACAGCTCCAAGACCCAGGGGGAGCTCTTCCTGCTGCTGGACTCCCGAGGCACCTTCCACACAAAGGG GTACTACGCAGCAGTGGAGGCCAAGAAGGAGAGGATGAGCAAGCACGCCCAGACCTTTGGGGCCAAGCAGCCTACACACCACGGGGGACCTGCCCAG GATCGTGGTGTGTACCTGTCCCTCCTGGCCTCCCTCCGTGCTCGTGCCCAGTTGCCTGTGGTGGTGTTCACCTTCTCCCGGGGACGCTGTGACGAACAGGCCTCAGGCCTTACCTCTCTTGACCTCACTACGAGTTCAGAGAAGAGTGAGATTCACCTCTTCCTGCAGCGCTGCCTCGCCCGCCTCCGCGGCTCTGACCGCCAGCTGCCCCAG GTCTTGCACATGTCGGAGCTCCTGCAGCGTGGCCTGGGCGTGCACCACAGCGGCATCCTGCCCATCCTCAAGGAGATCGTGGAGATGCTCTTCAGCCGCGGCCTGGTCAAG GTCTTGTTTGCCACAGAGACCTTCGCCATGGGTGTAAACATGCCGGCCCGAACAGTGGTGTTTGACACCATGCGCAAGCATGATGGCTCCACCTTCCGGGACCTGCTCCCTGGGGAGTATGTGCAGATGGCAGGCCGGGCTGGGCGGCGGGGCCTGGACCCCACGGGCACTGTCATCCTGCTCTGCAAGGGCCGCGTGCCTGAGATGGCAGACCTGCACCGCATGATGATG GGGAAGCCATCCCAGCTGCAGTCCCAGTTCCGTCTCACGTACACCATGATCCTCAACCTGCTGCGCGTGGATGCCCTCAGGGTGGAGGACATGATGAAAAGGAGCTTCTCTGAGTTTCCATCCCGCAAGGACAGCAAG GCCCAAGAACAATCTCTGGTTGAACTGACTAAGAGGCTGGAGGCCTTGGAGGAGCCTGATGTGACTGGCCAACTGGTTGACCTGCCCGAGTATTACAGCTGGGGGGAGGAACTGACAGAGACCCGCAGCCTAATccag CGGCGCATCATGGAGTCTGTGAATGGGCTAAAGTCTCTCTCAGCTGGAAGGGTGGTGGTCGTGAAGAATCAGGAGCATCACAACGCCTTGGGGGTGATCCTGCAG GTCTCCTCGAACTCCACCAGCAGAGTATTCACAACCCTGGTCTTGTGTGATAAACCCATGTCTGAAGACCCGCGGGACAAGGGGCCAGCCACCCGAGACGTGCCCTTTCCAGATGACCTGGTGGGATTCAAGCTGTTCCTGCCTGAAG gGCCTTGTGACCATGTCGTGGCCAAGCTCCAGCCAGGAGACGTGGCTGCCATCACCACTAAGGTGCTCCGGGTGAACGGGGAGAAGATCTTGGAAGACTTCAATAAGAGGCAGCAACCAAAATTCAA GAAGGATCCTCCTTTTGCGGCTGTGACCACTGCTGTCCAGGAACTCCTGCGCCTGGCTCAAGCCTACCCGGCGGGACCCCTCACCCTTGACCCTGTCAATGACTTGCAGCTCAAGGATGTGTCAGTGGTGGAGGGTGGTCTCCGGGCCCGCAAGCTGGAGGAGCTGATCCAGGGGGCTCAGTGTGTGCACAGCCCCCGTTTCCCTGCCCAG TACCTGAAGCTACGTGAGAGAGTGCAGATACAGAAGGAGATAGAGCGGCTCCGCTTCCTACTGTCAGACCAGTCACTGCTGCTGCTCCCGGAGTACCACCAGCGAGTAGAG GTGCTCCGGACCCTGGGCTATGTGGACGAGGCAGGCACTGTGAAGCTGGCAGGGCGGGTGGCTTGTGCCATGAGCAGCCACGAGTTGCTGCTCACTGAACTCATGTTTGACAATGCACTGAGCACTCTGCGGCCTGAGGAGATTGCGGCCCTACTTTCAGGCCTGGTCTGCCAGAGTTCTGGGGACCCTGGGGATCAGCTCCCAAGCACCCTCAAGCAG GGAGTGGAGCGGGTCCGGGCTGTGGCTAAGCGGATTGGCGAGGTCCAGGTGGCCTGTGGCCTGAACCAGACGGTGGAGGAATTTGTCGGGGAGCTGAACTTTGGGCTGGTCGAGGTTGTGTACGAGTGGGCCCGGGGCATGGTAAGTGACTGGGGCTTGGAGCTTTGCACACGGCTGGTTGGGAACCACCGCCCAGGCCTCTGGCCTTTGTCCTCACTCTGCTCTCCCCACAGCCCTTCTCCGAGTTGGCAGGGCTCTCCGGGACCCCCGAGGGCCTGGTGGTCCGCTGCATCCAGCGCCTGGCTGAGATGTGTCGCTCGCTGCGGGGGGCAGCCCGCCTGGTAG
- the SKIC2 gene encoding superkiller complex protein 2 isoform X1: MLETERLVLPPLGPLDLPLRAVELGCTGRWELLNVPGAPESTLPHGLPPCAPDLQQEAEQLFLSSPAWLPLHGVEHSARKWQRKTDPWSLLSAPGAPVPSDLQAQRHSTTGQILGYKEVLLENTNLSATTSLSLRRPPGPLSQALWGNPTQYPFWPGGMDEPTITDLSIREEAEEDIDFEKDLLTVPPGFKKGMDFAPKNDLVPALGLLSLSRLLEPLDLGGGDEDETEAVGRPGDTRGDSVSVSPCSAPLVRANSLEDLVLKEASTAVSSPEVPKPPPQEQWAIPVDVTSPVEDFYRLIPQPAFQWAFEPDVFQKQAILHLERHDSVFVAAHTSAGKTVVAEYAIALAQKHMTRTIYTSPIKALSNQKFRDFRNTFGDVGLLTGDVQLHPEASCLIMTTEILRSMLYSGSDVIRDLEWVIFDEVHYINDAERGVVWEEVLIMLPDHVSIILLSATVPNALEFADWIGRLKRRQIYVISTVARPVPLEHYLFTGNSSKTQGELFLLLDSRGTFHTKGYYAAVEAKKERMSKHAQTFGAKQPTHHGGPAQDRGVYLSLLASLRARAQLPVVVFTFSRGRCDEQASGLTSLDLTTSSEKSEIHLFLQRCLARLRGSDRQLPQVLHMSELLQRGLGVHHSGILPILKEIVEMLFSRGLVKVLFATETFAMGVNMPARTVVFDTMRKHDGSTFRDLLPGEYVQMAGRAGRRGLDPTGTVILLCKGRVPEMADLHRMMMGKPSQLQSQFRLTYTMILNLLRVDALRVEDMMKRSFSEFPSRKDSKAQEQSLVELTKRLEALEEPDVTGQLVDLPEYYSWGEELTETRSLIQRRIMESVNGLKSLSAGRVVVVKNQEHHNALGVILQVSSNSTSRVFTTLVLCDKPMSEDPRDKGPATRDVPFPDDLVGFKLFLPEGPCDHVVAKLQPGDVAAITTKVLRVNGEKILEDFNKRQQPKFKKDPPFAAVTTAVQELLRLAQAYPAGPLTLDPVNDLQLKDVSVVEGGLRARKLEELIQGAQCVHSPRFPAQYLKLRERVQIQKEIERLRFLLSDQSLLLLPEYHQRVEVLRTLGYVDEAGTVKLAGRVACAMSSHELLLTELMFDNALSTLRPEEIAALLSGLVCQSSGDPGDQLPSTLKQGVERVRAVAKRIGEVQVACGLNQTVEEFVGELNFGLVEVVYEWARGMPFSELAGLSGTPEGLVVRCIQRLAEMCRSLRGAARLVGEPVLGAKMETAATLLRRDIVFAASLYTQ, encoded by the exons ATGTTGGAGACTGAGCGACTCG TGTTACCTCCCCTAGGTCCCCTGGACCTGCCCCTTCGGGCCGTGGAGCTGGGATGCACCGGGCGATGGGAGCTACTAAACGTGCCTGGGGCTCCAGAGAGCACC CTTCCCCATGGGCTCCCTCCCTGTGCCCCAGATCTGCAGCAAGAAGCAGAGCAGTTGTTTCTGTCATCCCCGGCCTGGCTGCCTCTGCATGGTGTGGAGCACTCAGCCCG GAAATGGCAGAGGAAGACAGATCCCTGGTCTCTCCTGTCAGCCCCAGGGGCCCCAGTCCCCTCCGACCTACAAGCCCAAAGACACTCAACCACAGGCCAGATTCTGGGCTACAAAGAG GTCCTGCTGGAGAACACAAACCTATCGGCCACAACCTCTTTGTCTCTTCGccggccaccagggcccctctcaCAGGCCCTGTGGGGGAATCCGACACAGTATCCTTTTTGGCCAG GTGGAATGGATGAGCCCACAATAACAGATCTGAGCATTCGGGAGGAGGCTGAGGAGGATATAGACTTTGAGAAAG ACCTCCTTACTGTTCCACCTGGCTTCAAGAAAGGCATGGACTTTGCACCAAAGA ATGACCTAGTTCCAGCTCTTGGGTTGCTCAGCCTCAGCCGTCTGTTGGAGCCCCTGGATTTGGGTGGGGGTGATGAGGATGAGACTGAAGCAGTGGGACGGCCAGGAGATACCAGGGGGGACAGTGTTTCAGTGTCTCCCTGCAGTGCTCCCCTAGTCCGAGCGAACAGCTTAGAGGACTTGGTGTTGAAG GAAGCATCCACAGCTGTATCCTCCCCAGAGGTACCCAAGCCCCCACCTCAGGAGCAGTGGGCCATTCCTGTGGACGTCACCTCCCCTGTTGAGGATTTCTACCGCCTCATTCCTCAGCCAGCCTTCCAG TGGGCATTTGAGCCGGATGTGTTTCAGAAACAGGCCATCCTGCACTTGGAACGGCATGACTCAGTCTTTGTCGCAGCTCACACATCTGCGGGGAAGACAGTGGTGGCTGAATATGCCATTGCTCTAGCCCAGAAACACATGACACG CACCATCTACACTTCACCTATCAAAGCCCTGAGCAACCAGAAGTTCCGAGACTTCCGGAATACGTTTGGGGATGTGGGGCTGCTCACTGGGGACGTGCAGCTGCACCCGGAAGCCTCCTGCCTCATCATGACCACAGAGATCCTTCG CTCCATGCTGTACAGTGGCTCAGATGTCATCCGGGACCTGGAGTGGGTCATCTTTGATGAAGTCCACTATATCAACGATGCCGAA CGTGGTGTTGTATGGGAGGAAGTGCTTATCATGCTCCCTGATCATGTCTCCATCATCCTGCTGAGCGCCACTGTCCCCAATGCCCTGGAATTTGCTGACTGGATTGG GCGACTGAAGCGTCGCCAGATCTATGTGATCAGCACTGTCGCCCGCCCTGTCCCTCTGGAGCATTACCTCTTCACAGGGAACAGCTCCAAGACCCAGGGGGAGCTCTTCCTGCTGCTGGACTCCCGAGGCACCTTCCACACAAAGGG GTACTACGCAGCAGTGGAGGCCAAGAAGGAGAGGATGAGCAAGCACGCCCAGACCTTTGGGGCCAAGCAGCCTACACACCACGGGGGACCTGCCCAG GATCGTGGTGTGTACCTGTCCCTCCTGGCCTCCCTCCGTGCTCGTGCCCAGTTGCCTGTGGTGGTGTTCACCTTCTCCCGGGGACGCTGTGACGAACAGGCCTCAGGCCTTACCTCTCTTGACCTCACTACGAGTTCAGAGAAGAGTGAGATTCACCTCTTCCTGCAGCGCTGCCTCGCCCGCCTCCGCGGCTCTGACCGCCAGCTGCCCCAG GTCTTGCACATGTCGGAGCTCCTGCAGCGTGGCCTGGGCGTGCACCACAGCGGCATCCTGCCCATCCTCAAGGAGATCGTGGAGATGCTCTTCAGCCGCGGCCTGGTCAAG GTCTTGTTTGCCACAGAGACCTTCGCCATGGGTGTAAACATGCCGGCCCGAACAGTGGTGTTTGACACCATGCGCAAGCATGATGGCTCCACCTTCCGGGACCTGCTCCCTGGGGAGTATGTGCAGATGGCAGGCCGGGCTGGGCGGCGGGGCCTGGACCCCACGGGCACTGTCATCCTGCTCTGCAAGGGCCGCGTGCCTGAGATGGCAGACCTGCACCGCATGATGATG GGGAAGCCATCCCAGCTGCAGTCCCAGTTCCGTCTCACGTACACCATGATCCTCAACCTGCTGCGCGTGGATGCCCTCAGGGTGGAGGACATGATGAAAAGGAGCTTCTCTGAGTTTCCATCCCGCAAGGACAGCAAG GCCCAAGAACAATCTCTGGTTGAACTGACTAAGAGGCTGGAGGCCTTGGAGGAGCCTGATGTGACTGGCCAACTGGTTGACCTGCCCGAGTATTACAGCTGGGGGGAGGAACTGACAGAGACCCGCAGCCTAATccag CGGCGCATCATGGAGTCTGTGAATGGGCTAAAGTCTCTCTCAGCTGGAAGGGTGGTGGTCGTGAAGAATCAGGAGCATCACAACGCCTTGGGGGTGATCCTGCAG GTCTCCTCGAACTCCACCAGCAGAGTATTCACAACCCTGGTCTTGTGTGATAAACCCATGTCTGAAGACCCGCGGGACAAGGGGCCAGCCACCCGAGACGTGCCCTTTCCAGATGACCTGGTGGGATTCAAGCTGTTCCTGCCTGAAG gGCCTTGTGACCATGTCGTGGCCAAGCTCCAGCCAGGAGACGTGGCTGCCATCACCACTAAGGTGCTCCGGGTGAACGGGGAGAAGATCTTGGAAGACTTCAATAAGAGGCAGCAACCAAAATTCAA GAAGGATCCTCCTTTTGCGGCTGTGACCACTGCTGTCCAGGAACTCCTGCGCCTGGCTCAAGCCTACCCGGCGGGACCCCTCACCCTTGACCCTGTCAATGACTTGCAGCTCAAGGATGTGTCAGTGGTGGAGGGTGGTCTCCGGGCCCGCAAGCTGGAGGAGCTGATCCAGGGGGCTCAGTGTGTGCACAGCCCCCGTTTCCCTGCCCAG TACCTGAAGCTACGTGAGAGAGTGCAGATACAGAAGGAGATAGAGCGGCTCCGCTTCCTACTGTCAGACCAGTCACTGCTGCTGCTCCCGGAGTACCACCAGCGAGTAGAG GTGCTCCGGACCCTGGGCTATGTGGACGAGGCAGGCACTGTGAAGCTGGCAGGGCGGGTGGCTTGTGCCATGAGCAGCCACGAGTTGCTGCTCACTGAACTCATGTTTGACAATGCACTGAGCACTCTGCGGCCTGAGGAGATTGCGGCCCTACTTTCAGGCCTGGTCTGCCAGAGTTCTGGGGACCCTGGGGATCAGCTCCCAAGCACCCTCAAGCAG GGAGTGGAGCGGGTCCGGGCTGTGGCTAAGCGGATTGGCGAGGTCCAGGTGGCCTGTGGCCTGAACCAGACGGTGGAGGAATTTGTCGGGGAGCTGAACTTTGGGCTGGTCGAGGTTGTGTACGAGTGGGCCCGGGGCATG CCCTTCTCCGAGTTGGCAGGGCTCTCCGGGACCCCCGAGGGCCTGGTGGTCCGCTGCATCCAGCGCCTGGCTGAGATGTGTCGCTCGCTGCGGGGGGCAGCCCGCCTGGTAGGTGAGCCTGTGCTAGGTGCCAAGATGGAGACAGCAGCTACACTGCTACGGCGGGACATTGTCTTTGCAGCCAGTCTGTACACCCAGTGA